One part of the Ranitomeya imitator isolate aRanImi1 chromosome 10, aRanImi1.pri, whole genome shotgun sequence genome encodes these proteins:
- the LOC138650885 gene encoding zinc finger protein 574-like, which yields MAEDVQAPVVFQHQYMCSECGLLFNALEDVLVHQQNHIGSGIQATLSQDVSLQLGELQGLVQESQFQCLECEQVLVSSDDLLHHQEIHMREFPHALASPSLTNGQIHYQCSDCKELFTSPELWLAHRQKHEKQEHQSQQSVVLQTGSGIQAVLSLQNVLLDERTLNGWGVEMPAVVAADGTIEPVPRASSENPSAQGEVIQLPEMHPYECSECSQIFHTPEEFLDHQGRHFLASEKESSASSLYGSSDNATPSSVFLERVRKDWMVESKDEFTKDRFGVVHRVYQCLECKKQFGSSEELRKHRKQHQNEEYPCPDCDRLFTSASRLQSHRRVHVEGTLQCPNCYKVFKKEASLEQHMRVHRGEALYLCVDCGVGFGTEITLVLHRKSHTADPLHRCHCGKTFSNMTKFLYHRRTHVGKSGTRIPRPERPAIFSKEKLLSLGHFSQISAMLAPEKLHAPEVPFVVVPNEKETIENGGSKENGLATTHISSEEPKTVLDCQTECFKCPQCSKEFPTRLKMVQHRRAVHVTERKHKCSVCGKNFKKKVDLRNHMRTHTGERPFSCTACGKAFGTHANLIRHHLTHTGEKPYTCEVCGRCFTQNSNLQQHCALHTGSRPFPCNVCGLEFNTTSKLKLHQIKHTGVLPYKCPDCDKAFLRKKLMQLHQLDHQGKAPIHCKECGAVFADESQLSEHRCRSRRSSQHVCPTCNKVLNSKSSLNLHLLLHTGQRPFKCLVCGKCFTSQRTVTRHQKFHSGVRPHKCTYCGKAFSASFSLRLHLRTHTGERPFPCLDCGKKFRQASHLSEHRRIHTGERPYHCPVCGLTFVQSLQLAEHKRAHAGVRPHLYPDCGKGFKSLSNLQSHILTHRTPAQPQQTIMCTELGETIAIIESVEPLPLAETIEIYQAALEGNLQVDNVTI from the coding sequence ATGGCGGAGGACGTCCAGGCTCCGGTGGTCTTTCAGCACCAGTACATGTGCTCAGAATGTGGTTTGCTATTCAACGCTCTAGAAGACGTATTAGTTCATCAGCAGAACCACATTGGAAGTGGCATCCAAGCGACGCTCTCCCAGGATGTGTCCCTGCAGTTGGGAGAGTTGCAAGGCCTAGTACAAGAAAGCCAGTTCCAGTGTTTAGAGTGTGAACAAGTCCTGGTGTCCTCGGACGACCTGCTCCATCACCAAGAGATCCACATGCGGGAATTTCCTCATGCCCTCGCATCTCCCTCATTAACCAATGGCCAGATACATTACCAGTGCTCTGACTGTAAAGAACTCTTTACGTCTCCAGAACTGTGGCTGGCTCACCGCCAGAAGCATGAGAAGCAGGAGCACCAGTCTCAGCAAAGTGTTGTCCTCCAGACCGGATCTGGCATCCAGGCCGTGCTCAGTTTGCAAAATGTTCTCTTAGACGAAAGGACGTTAAACGGGTGGGGAGTGGAAATGCCGGCTGTGGTAGCGGCTGACGGTACCATAGAACCTGTGCCAAGAGCGTCATCTGAAAACCCGTCTGCACAGGGAGAGGTGATCCAGCTCCCGGAGATGCATCCGTACGAGTGCTCTGAGTGCAGCCAGATATTTCACACGCCCGAGGAGTTCCTTGACCACCAAGGTCGACACTTCTTGGCATCGGAGAAGGAAAGTTCGGCGTCTTCACTCTACGGAAGCTCAGATAATGCCACCCCTTCATCCGTATTTCTAGAGCGGGTGCGAAAAGACTGGATGGTAGAATCAAAAGATGAGTTTACCAAGGATAGGTTTGGGGTAGTTCATAGGGTGTACCAGTGCCTTGAGTGTAAGAAACAGTTCGGCTCTAGCGAGGAGCTACGGAAGCACCGTAAGCAACACCAGAACGAAGAGTACCCCTGTCCAGACTGTGACCGCCTCTTCACCTCTGCCAGCAGATTGCAATCCCACCGTCGGGTGCATGTGGAGGGCACCTTACAGTGCCCAAATTGCTATAAGGTTTTTAAAAAAGAGGCGTCCTTAGAGCAGCACATGCGAGTCCATCGGGGGGAGGCTCTTTACCTATGTGTGGACTGTGGTGTAGGTTTCGGAACAGAAATCACCTTAGTCTTGCATAGAAAAAGCCACACGGCAGACCCTCTGCATCGCTGCCACTGCGGGAAAACCTTCAGCAACATGACAAAATTCTTATATCACAGAAGGACCCATGTCGGTAAAAGCGGCACACGTATACCCCGGCCAGAGAGGCCTGCCATCTTCAGCAAGGAGAAGCTTCTTTCTTTGGGTCATTTTTCCCAGATTTCTGCAATGCTGGCTCCAGAGAAATTGCACGCCCCAGAGGTGCCATTTGTGGTCGTGCCCAATGAAAAAGAGACTATAGAGAACGGAGGGTCCAAAGAAAATGGATTGGCTACCACCCACATTTCATCGGAAGAACCAAAGACTGTGCTGGACTGTCAGACCGAGTGCTTCAAGTGCCCTCAGTGCAGCAAAGAATTTCCCACCCGTCTGAAAATGGTGCAGCACAGACGGGCCGTGCACGTCACCGAAAGGAAGCACAAGTGCAGCGTGTGCGGGAAGAACTTTAAGAAAAAGGTGGACTTGCGGAACCACATGCGCACTCATACGGGCGAGCGGCCATTTTCGTGTACAGCGTGTGGCAAGGCGTTTGGGACCCATGCCAATCTGATACGTCACCACCTCACCCACACGGGAGAAAAGCCGTACACATGCGAGGTGTGCGGCCGCTGCTTCACCCAGAATTCCAACCTGCAGCAGCACTGCGCCTTGCACACCGGGTCCAGGCCTTTCCCCTGTAACGTGTGCGGCCTAGAATTTAACACCACCTCCAAACTTAAATTGCACCAGATCAAACACACGGGCGTCCTCCCTTACAAGTGTCCAGACTGCGATAAGGCCTTCCTGCGGAAAAAATTAATGCAGTTACATCAGCTCGATCACCAGGGCAAAGCTCCGATCCACTGCAAGGAGTGCGGAGCGGTGTTCGCGGACGAATCGCAACTCTCCGAACATAGATGCCGGAGCAGACGCTCGAGTCAGCACGTCTGTCCGACGTGTAATAAGGTCCTAAATTCGAAGTCTAGCTTAAACCTTCACCTTCTCCTACACACCGGTCAACGCCCCTTTAAGTGCCTTGTATGTGGCAAATGTTTCACCAGCCAAAGAACAGTGACAAGGCACCAAAAGTTTCACTCCGGGGTCCGACCTCATAAGTGCACCTATTGCGGGAAAGCTTTTTCCGCCTCTTTCAGTTTACGACTCCATCTCAGAACGCACACAGGGGAGCGGCCATTTCCTTGTCTGGACTGCGGCAAAAAGTTTCGCCAGGCTTCTCATTTAAGTGAGCACCGCCGAATTCACACAGGCGAAAGGCCTTATCACTGCCCCGTCTGTGGCCTGACTTTTGTCCAGTCTTTGCAGCTAGCAGAACACAAACGCGCCCACGCCGGAGTAAGACCCCACTTGTATCCAGACTGCGGAAAGGGGTTCAAGTCCCTTTCTAACCTTCAGAGCCATATACTAACGCACAGGACCCCGGCGCAGCCGCAGCAGACCATCATGTGCACAGAACTGGGCGAAACCATAGCCATCATCGAGAGCGTGGAGCCTCTCCCTTTAGCCGAAACAATCGAAATCTACCAGGCCGCACTTGAGGGGAACTTACAGGTGGATAATGTGACGATATAG